From Cellulophaga lytica DSM 7489, a single genomic window includes:
- a CDS encoding RagB/SusD family nutrient uptake outer membrane protein, translating into MKTFTIINELKMKQFKKLIVALTLVVGGTSCEGLDVEPTGFYSDENFYKTIEDAEASILYAYDALTLVSYAPVTYYFTELASDNCIVKADEGADAQAFVNWEVTAQNQLLTQYYRSIYIAVNRANAVIENIEGKGFNPEDEKRILGEALFLRAYNHFNAVKAFGLAPLQKSLIDKLDETTATLPADMQEVYTFLIDDLTRAIDNLEVNRVTGRADKVAAQALLSKVYLFAASAKESGVPKYNTITESVDNLYAKAAEYAGMVLNNQGEYSHDTDLQNIYNVDSPNGPEHIFILSLDRSGTEEGDYSKLSKYFIPYIDGATVYLKNTNGTFSPTHDGWSVFQTTDKLFTSYETEDKRKTDLFVSEIYNQDGVAVGSVADGTVIYPFTRKYIDPLFEGDKTSTRPYLIRYSDIQLVYAEATANADGLAQYNQIRSRANATELASIGGLSKADFRKLVVEERQRELAYEGDRLWDLRRTNTVQSNVTNAAGLSPEAVAFYPIPQREIDLNPNIN; encoded by the coding sequence ATGAAAACATTTACAATAATAAACGAATTGAAAATGAAGCAATTTAAAAAATTAATAGTGGCACTTACTCTTGTAGTAGGTGGTACTTCTTGCGAAGGTTTAGACGTAGAGCCTACTGGTTTTTATTCTGATGAAAACTTTTACAAGACTATTGAAGATGCAGAGGCGTCTATTTTATATGCTTATGATGCACTAACATTAGTGAGTTACGCTCCTGTTACGTATTACTTTACAGAATTAGCGTCAGACAACTGCATTGTTAAAGCAGATGAAGGTGCAGATGCACAGGCATTTGTAAATTGGGAGGTAACAGCTCAAAACCAATTACTAACACAGTATTACAGATCTATATATATTGCTGTAAACCGTGCAAATGCAGTAATAGAAAATATAGAGGGTAAAGGTTTTAATCCAGAAGATGAAAAACGTATTTTAGGAGAAGCTTTGTTTTTAAGAGCTTACAACCACTTTAACGCTGTAAAAGCCTTTGGTTTAGCCCCTTTACAAAAATCTCTAATAGATAAGTTAGATGAAACCACAGCTACACTGCCTGCAGATATGCAAGAAGTTTACACCTTTTTAATAGACGATTTAACTAGAGCAATAGACAACTTAGAGGTAAACAGAGTTACTGGTCGTGCAGATAAAGTTGCTGCACAGGCACTGCTTTCTAAAGTGTACTTATTTGCTGCTTCTGCTAAAGAAAGTGGTGTTCCTAAATACAATACTATTACAGAAAGTGTAGACAATTTATATGCTAAAGCAGCAGAGTATGCAGGTATGGTTCTAAACAACCAAGGAGAATATAGTCACGATACTGATCTACAAAATATTTATAATGTTGACTCTCCTAACGGACCTGAACATATTTTTATATTATCGTTAGATAGGTCTGGCACAGAAGAAGGAGATTACTCTAAATTATCTAAATACTTTATTCCTTATATAGATGGTGCAACAGTTTATCTAAAAAATACAAATGGCACTTTTTCTCCAACACATGACGGGTGGAGCGTTTTTCAGACTACAGATAAATTATTTACTTCTTATGAAACAGAAGACAAACGTAAAACAGATTTGTTTGTTTCTGAAATATACAACCAAGATGGTGTTGCTGTAGGTTCTGTTGCAGATGGTACTGTAATTTATCCGTTTACAAGAAAATACATAGATCCTTTATTTGAAGGCGATAAAACAAGTACAAGACCATACTTAATTCGTTACTCAGACATACAATTGGTTTATGCAGAAGCTACTGCTAATGCAGATGGTTTAGCACAATACAATCAAATTAGAAGCAGAGCAAACGCTACAGAGTTAGCTAGTATAGGTGGTTTATCTAAGGCAGACTTTAGAAAACTGGTTGTAGAAGAACGCCAAAGAGAACTTGCTTACGAAGGAGACCGCCTATGGGATCTTAGACGTACAAACACAGTACAAAGCAATGTAACCAATGCCGCTGGTTTATCTCCAGAAGCAGTTGCTTTTTATCCTATTCCACAACGTGAAATAGACTTAAACCCTAACATCAACTAA